In the genome of Mycobacterium kansasii ATCC 12478, one region contains:
- the kstR gene encoding cholesterol catabolism transcriptional regulator KstR — protein MAVLAESELGSEAQRERRKRILDATMAIASKGGYEAVQMRAVADRADVAVGTLYRYFPSKVHLLVSALGREFSRIDAKTDRSALAGGTSYQRLSFMVGKLNRAMQRNPLLTEAMTRAYVFADASAASEVDHVEKLIDSMFARAMADGEPTEDQYHIARVISDVWLSNLLAWLTRRASATDVSKRLDLAVRLLLGGQESA, from the coding sequence GTGGCGGTATTGGCTGAGTCCGAGTTGGGTTCGGAGGCACAGCGAGAGCGTCGCAAGCGCATCCTGGATGCCACCATGGCCATCGCGTCGAAGGGCGGTTACGAGGCGGTGCAGATGCGCGCGGTCGCCGATCGCGCCGATGTCGCAGTCGGCACGTTGTACCGCTACTTCCCGTCGAAGGTGCATCTGCTGGTGTCCGCGCTGGGCCGCGAATTCAGCCGCATCGACGCCAAGACCGACCGCTCGGCGCTGGCCGGCGGCACTTCATATCAGCGGCTGAGCTTCATGGTCGGCAAGCTCAATCGCGCGATGCAGCGCAATCCGTTGCTGACCGAGGCAATGACGCGTGCCTACGTCTTCGCCGACGCTTCGGCGGCCAGCGAGGTCGACCACGTGGAGAAGCTCATCGATTCCATGTTCGCCCGCGCCATGGCCGACGGTGAACCGACCGAGGATCAGTACCACATCGCCCGGGTGATCTCGGATGTGTGGTTGTCGAATCTGCTTGCGTGGCTGACCCGCCGCGCGTCGGCCACCGACGTCAGCAAGCGGCTGGACCTCGCCGTGCGGTTATTGCTCGGTGGCCAGGAGAGCGCCTAA
- a CDS encoding substrate-binding domain-containing protein — translation MGPSPRRRATLASLAAELQVSRTTISNAFNRPDQLSTELRERVLATAKRMGYAGPDPVARSLRTRKAGAVGLVMAEPLTYFFSDPAARDFVAGVAQSCEEPGQGLLLVAVGASRSLEDGTTAVLNAGVDGFVVYSVCDDDPYLQVVLQRRLPVVVVDQPKDLAGVSRVGIDDRAAMRKVADYVLGLGHRDIGLLTMRLGHDRRQGLVDAERLQSPAFDVQRERIMGVWDAMTAAGADPDSLTVVESYEHLPTSGGAAAKVALTANPRITALMCTADILALSAMDYLRGHGIYVPGQMTVTGFDGVPEAISRGLTTVSQPSLQKGRRAGELLHQPPRSGLPVVELLATELIRGRTCGPPA, via the coding sequence GTGGGCCCCTCACCTCGCCGGCGGGCGACTCTGGCGTCGCTTGCTGCTGAGCTCCAGGTGTCGCGCACCACCATTTCGAATGCGTTCAACCGGCCGGATCAGCTTTCCACCGAACTGCGGGAGCGGGTGCTGGCCACGGCTAAACGGATGGGTTACGCCGGACCCGACCCGGTGGCGCGATCGCTGCGGACCCGCAAAGCCGGAGCCGTCGGCTTGGTGATGGCGGAGCCGTTGACCTACTTCTTCAGCGACCCGGCGGCGCGCGATTTCGTGGCCGGGGTCGCGCAATCGTGCGAGGAACCGGGGCAGGGCCTGCTGCTGGTCGCCGTCGGCGCCAGCCGCAGCCTGGAGGACGGCACGACCGCCGTGCTCAACGCCGGGGTGGACGGCTTCGTCGTGTATTCGGTGTGTGACGACGATCCCTACCTGCAGGTGGTTCTGCAGCGGCGGTTGCCGGTTGTGGTGGTCGACCAGCCGAAGGATCTGGCGGGAGTGTCCCGGGTCGGCATCGACGACCGGGCGGCGATGCGCAAGGTCGCCGACTATGTGCTCGGGCTGGGGCATCGCGACATCGGGCTGCTGACCATGCGGCTGGGCCATGACCGGCGCCAGGGCCTGGTCGACGCGGAGCGGCTGCAGTCGCCGGCTTTCGACGTGCAGCGCGAGCGCATCATGGGCGTATGGGATGCGATGACGGCCGCCGGCGCCGACCCGGATTCGCTGACCGTGGTGGAAAGCTACGAACACCTGCCGACCTCGGGCGGTGCCGCCGCCAAGGTGGCGCTGACCGCCAACCCGCGGATCACCGCGCTGATGTGCACCGCCGACATCTTGGCGCTGTCGGCCATGGATTACCTTCGCGGACACGGCATTTACGTGCCGGGGCAGATGACCGTCACCGGATTCGACGGCGTGCCGGAAGCGATCAGCCGCGGGCTCACCACGGTGTCGCAGCCGAGCCTGCAGAAGGGTCGACGGGCCGGTGAACTGCTGCATCAGCCACCGCGGTCCGGTCTGCCCGTCGTCGAACTGCTCGCCACCGAGCTGATCCGGGGCCGTACCTGCGGGCCCCCCGCTTAG
- a CDS encoding sensor domain-containing protein: MVALAALAGACIFVAGCTSIVDGNAVAADTSGPIQTPISVNALDELLLDVSQVNTELGATSMKVWYRAKAMWDWSQNVTDKNCLAVDGPAQDTVYAGSGWTAVRGQRLDDSVDDSKNRQHYAIQAVVAFPTAHDAAAFYNTSVQSWKSCSNRRFDDVAPGEPTTVWTVTDVVTENDTLSASQLQEGGDGWACQRALTIRNNVSVDVATCAYSQKDSAAVHIAEQIAAKAARH; this comes from the coding sequence ATGGTCGCGCTCGCCGCGCTGGCCGGTGCGTGCATATTCGTCGCCGGTTGCACCAGCATCGTCGACGGCAACGCCGTGGCGGCCGACACGTCGGGACCGATTCAGACCCCGATATCGGTGAACGCGCTTGACGAGCTGCTGCTCGACGTGAGCCAGGTCAACACCGAGCTGGGTGCGACGTCGATGAAGGTGTGGTACCGGGCCAAGGCGATGTGGGATTGGAGCCAGAACGTCACCGACAAGAATTGCCTCGCGGTGGACGGTCCGGCGCAGGACACCGTGTACGCCGGCAGCGGCTGGACCGCGGTGCGCGGCCAGCGGCTCGACGACAGCGTCGACGATTCGAAGAATCGCCAGCACTACGCCATTCAGGCGGTCGTCGCTTTCCCCACCGCTCACGATGCCGCCGCGTTTTACAACACGTCGGTGCAGAGCTGGAAAAGCTGCTCGAATCGCCGGTTCGACGATGTCGCTCCGGGTGAGCCCACCACCGTGTGGACGGTCACTGACGTCGTCACCGAAAACGACACGCTCAGCGCCTCGCAACTGCAGGAAGGCGGCGACGGCTGGGCCTGCCAGCGTGCTCTGACCATCCGCAACAACGTCTCCGTCGACGTGGCGACGTGCGCCTACAGTCAAAAGGATTCGGCGGCAGTCCACATCGCCGAGCAGATCGCGGCGAAGGCGGCTCGGCACTGA
- a CDS encoding LamB/YcsF family protein: protein MASIDLNADLGEGFGAWQLGDDDAMLEIVTSANVACGFHAGDPAGLLRVCRSAAERGVRIGAQVGYHDLSGFGRRFIDVDPEDLLAEVVYQIGALQAIAQAGGSTVSYVKPHGALYNTIVTHREQAAAVAAAVRMVDPALPVLGMTGSVFFEEAGRLGLRTVAEAFADRAYTPGGQLLSRREPGAVLADPTAIAERAVAMVATGAVTAVDGTPLPITVESLCVHGDSPGAVQIATAVRDRLAAAGAEIKAFC from the coding sequence GTGGCTTCCATCGACCTCAACGCCGACCTCGGTGAAGGATTCGGCGCCTGGCAGCTGGGTGACGACGACGCCATGCTCGAGATCGTCACCAGCGCCAACGTGGCGTGCGGCTTCCACGCCGGAGACCCGGCCGGACTGCTGCGGGTCTGCCGGTCGGCCGCCGAGCGCGGCGTGCGGATCGGAGCCCAGGTCGGCTACCACGACCTGTCCGGGTTCGGCAGGCGTTTTATCGACGTCGACCCCGAGGACCTGCTTGCCGAAGTCGTGTATCAGATCGGCGCGCTGCAGGCCATCGCCCAAGCCGGCGGCTCAACGGTGTCCTACGTCAAACCCCATGGCGCCCTGTACAACACGATCGTCACCCACCGCGAGCAGGCGGCCGCCGTGGCGGCTGCGGTGCGGATGGTCGACCCGGCGCTGCCGGTACTGGGTATGACGGGTTCGGTGTTTTTCGAAGAGGCCGGCCGCCTCGGCCTGCGCACTGTTGCCGAGGCGTTCGCCGATCGCGCGTATACGCCTGGCGGGCAGCTGCTTTCCCGCCGCGAACCCGGCGCGGTGCTGGCCGACCCCACGGCGATCGCCGAGCGCGCGGTCGCCATGGTGGCCACCGGCGCAGTCACCGCGGTCGACGGCACACCCCTGCCCATCACCGTGGAATCGCTTTGTGTGCACGGAGATTCGCCGGGCGCGGTGCAGATTGCGACCGCGGTGCGAGACCGGTTGGCGGCAGCGGGCGCCGAGATCAAGGCGTTCTGCTGA
- a CDS encoding MBL fold metallo-hydrolase, whose translation MRLKLGRPDLTSYSSRFSVPAAQPDSPLSVLWMGVSTLLLDDGSSALLTDGYFSRPGLAQVAAAKVAPSPARVDGCLARAKVSRLAAVIPVHTHIDHAMDSALVADRTGAQLVGGESAANVGRGYGLAEDRLVVAIPGQPIELGAYDVTLVESHHCPPDRFPGVIGAPVVPPVRASAYRCGEAWSTLVHHRPSGRRLLIQGSAGFVRGALDGYRADVVYLGVGQLGLQPRPYLVDYWTEVVRAVGARRVILVHWDDFFRPLSKPLRAIPYAADDLDVSMRILDELATVDGISLQLPTVWQREDPWQ comes from the coding sequence ATGCGGCTGAAACTCGGTCGTCCCGACCTGACCAGCTATTCCAGCCGGTTCAGCGTCCCTGCGGCCCAGCCGGATTCGCCGTTGTCGGTGCTCTGGATGGGTGTGAGCACGCTGCTGCTCGACGACGGCTCGTCGGCGTTGCTGACCGACGGCTACTTCTCCCGGCCCGGGCTGGCGCAGGTGGCCGCGGCCAAGGTGGCGCCGTCGCCGGCGCGGGTGGACGGCTGCCTGGCCCGCGCCAAGGTGTCGCGGCTTGCGGCCGTCATCCCGGTGCACACCCACATCGACCACGCGATGGATTCCGCACTCGTAGCCGACCGCACCGGCGCGCAGCTGGTCGGGGGCGAGTCGGCGGCCAACGTCGGGCGCGGCTACGGGCTCGCCGAGGACCGGCTGGTGGTGGCGATCCCCGGGCAGCCGATCGAGCTGGGCGCCTACGACGTCACGCTGGTCGAGTCGCACCATTGCCCGCCGGACCGATTTCCCGGGGTGATCGGCGCACCCGTGGTGCCGCCGGTGCGGGCGTCGGCCTATCGCTGCGGTGAAGCGTGGTCGACCCTGGTGCACCACCGCCCGTCTGGTCGGCGGCTGTTGATCCAGGGCAGCGCCGGTTTCGTCAGGGGCGCACTGGACGGGTACCGGGCCGATGTTGTCTACCTCGGTGTCGGCCAGCTGGGCCTGCAACCGCGGCCCTATCTGGTCGACTACTGGACCGAGGTGGTGCGCGCCGTCGGCGCCCGCCGGGTGATCCTGGTCCACTGGGACGACTTCTTCCGTCCTCTGTCAAAACCGTTGCGCGCCATACCGTATGCGGCTGACGACCTGGACGTGTCGATGCGCATCCTGGACGAGCTGGCCACCGTGGACGGCATCTCGCTACAGCTGCCGACGGTGTGGCAGCGCGAGGACCCTTGGCAGTGA
- a CDS encoding SLC13 family permease yields the protein MTLVFALLLLAVVLGFAVARPRGWPEALAAVPAAVILIGIGAISPQQAAAQVAGLARVAAFLGAVLVLAKLCDDEGLFEAAGAAMARASTGSGGLLRHVFVIAAVITAVLSLDATVVLLTPVVLAVVRRLRPPVRPYAYATAHLANAASLLLPVSNLTNLLAYHVARISFIKFTLVMGLPWLAAVTAVYAVFRWFFARDLRVAPDPEQLGPPPRPPVFVLVVVALTLAGFVIAEAAGVAPTWAALAGASLLALRSLGRRHTSVTEIVRSANVAFLVFVLALGVVVQAVMLNGVSTAMSTVLPSGSGLPALLGIAAVAAALANMVNNLPATLVLLPLVSASGPAAVLAVLIGVNIGPNLTYVGSLSNLLWRRVLRSHHVEAGVGEYTRLGLCTVPTALLAAVLALWASVQLLGV from the coding sequence TTGACTCTCGTCTTTGCGCTGTTGCTGCTTGCTGTCGTCCTGGGTTTCGCGGTCGCCCGTCCACGCGGTTGGCCCGAGGCGCTGGCAGCAGTTCCCGCGGCCGTCATCCTGATCGGGATCGGCGCGATTTCACCACAGCAGGCGGCCGCCCAGGTTGCCGGGCTGGCACGGGTGGCCGCATTCCTGGGCGCCGTACTGGTACTGGCCAAGCTGTGCGACGACGAGGGCCTGTTCGAGGCCGCCGGTGCGGCGATGGCGCGCGCCAGCACCGGGTCGGGCGGTCTGCTGCGGCACGTGTTCGTCATTGCCGCAGTCATCACCGCGGTGCTCAGCCTGGATGCCACCGTGGTGTTGCTGACACCGGTGGTGCTGGCCGTCGTGCGGCGGCTGCGACCGCCGGTGCGCCCCTACGCCTACGCCACCGCGCACCTGGCCAATGCCGCGTCGCTGCTGCTTCCGGTGTCGAACCTGACCAATCTGCTCGCCTACCACGTCGCCAGGATCTCGTTCATCAAATTCACGCTGGTGATGGGGCTGCCGTGGCTGGCCGCGGTGACGGCGGTCTACGCGGTGTTCCGGTGGTTCTTCGCCCGGGACCTGCGCGTTGCGCCGGACCCCGAGCAACTCGGGCCGCCGCCGCGGCCGCCGGTATTCGTGTTGGTGGTCGTGGCGCTGACTCTGGCAGGGTTCGTGATCGCCGAGGCGGCGGGGGTGGCGCCGACGTGGGCCGCATTGGCCGGCGCGTCGCTACTGGCGCTGCGCAGCCTCGGCCGCAGGCACACGTCGGTGACGGAGATCGTGCGCTCGGCCAACGTGGCGTTCCTGGTCTTCGTGCTGGCGCTGGGCGTCGTCGTGCAGGCGGTGATGCTCAACGGAGTGAGTACCGCCATGAGTACGGTGCTGCCGTCGGGTTCCGGGCTGCCGGCGCTGCTCGGTATCGCGGCGGTGGCCGCCGCGCTTGCCAACATGGTCAACAACCTTCCGGCGACCCTGGTATTGCTGCCGCTGGTCTCGGCCAGCGGGCCGGCCGCGGTGCTGGCAGTGCTGATCGGGGTCAACATCGGCCCCAACCTGACCTACGTCGGCTCACTGTCCAACCTGCTGTGGCGACGGGTGCTACGCAGTCACCACGTCGAGGCCGGCGTCGGCGAATACACCCGTCTGGGG